In Candidatus Polarisedimenticolia bacterium, a single genomic region encodes these proteins:
- a CDS encoding ABC transporter permease, whose protein sequence is MRWILQDGRVGLRMLLKKPGFTALAIVTLALGIGANTAIFSVVDAVLLRPLPFPEPERLVTLWERNPKQGYEENVASPPNFVEWRRQSRAFERLSAFTFDARFNLSGDERPEPVQGTRVSADLFATLGVDPVQGRLFLTQEEEPGRDQVVLLGYGLWSRRFGGDPGIVGRPITVDSRSLTVVGVMPRGFDFPGGTGVVLDAFSNPPAELWIPLALDPKDLAQRSNHWLQVIGRLRPGVTIEQAGAEMDAIERGIEERNPKDYVGSGVKLVPLYAQVVGSVRPALLILLGAVGFVLLMACGNVANLLLVRATARQREMSIRAALGASRPALVRQLLVESLLLSACGGASGALLALWGLDALAAMIPQSIPRSGGIGVDGRVLGFTLIISILAALLFGLAPALHASRGNLTEALQEGSRGSAGGLHRNRLRNGLVVSEIALALVLLIGATLMIQSFVRLRRVSPGFDPRNVLTMELSLPRVRYPRAAERGAFVQRLVEDVTKLPGVESAGVVTHLPLAGGSMNYALTVEGYASPDPAKALSAEYRAVSPGYFAAMGIRLMRGRPFTDRDTAAAPHVLIVNETVARRYFGGQDALGRKLTLGFDGWTGEIVGVIRDVRHTALDAGVLDEVYGPYAQTPFWPFMSLALRTRVDPLTLAAAVRQRVLAIDRDQAVARVRTMDRVLAESVAQPDFRMRLLSLFGLLALVLATVGVYGVMSYTVTERMREIGVRMALGAQRHDVLRLVLEQGMRLTLAGVAAGLAGAFVLARVLQGLLFGTSATDVKTFTCVALGLAAVALAACWLPARRATRVDPAVALRYE, encoded by the coding sequence ATGAGATGGATCCTGCAGGATGGGAGAGTCGGCCTGCGGATGCTGCTGAAGAAGCCCGGATTCACGGCGCTGGCGATCGTGACCCTGGCCCTGGGCATCGGCGCCAATACGGCCATCTTCAGCGTCGTCGACGCCGTCCTGTTGCGGCCCCTGCCGTTCCCGGAGCCGGAGCGTCTCGTCACGCTCTGGGAACGCAATCCGAAGCAGGGATACGAAGAGAACGTCGCCTCGCCGCCGAACTTCGTCGAGTGGCGGCGGCAGAGCAGGGCGTTCGAGCGCCTCTCGGCGTTCACGTTCGACGCGCGATTCAACCTCTCGGGCGACGAGCGGCCCGAGCCGGTCCAGGGGACCCGGGTCTCGGCGGATCTCTTCGCGACGCTCGGCGTCGATCCCGTCCAGGGCCGTCTCTTCCTGACGCAGGAGGAAGAGCCTGGCCGGGATCAGGTGGTCCTCCTCGGGTACGGCCTGTGGAGCCGACGATTCGGCGGCGATCCAGGAATCGTCGGCCGGCCGATCACCGTCGACAGCCGCAGCCTAACGGTCGTAGGCGTGATGCCGCGCGGTTTCGATTTTCCGGGAGGCACCGGCGTCGTGCTCGACGCTTTCAGCAATCCGCCGGCCGAGCTGTGGATCCCGCTGGCGCTGGATCCGAAAGACCTCGCGCAACGCTCCAATCACTGGCTGCAGGTGATCGGCCGTCTCAGGCCGGGCGTCACGATCGAGCAGGCCGGCGCCGAGATGGACGCCATCGAGCGGGGCATCGAGGAGCGCAATCCCAAGGACTACGTCGGCTCGGGCGTCAAGCTCGTGCCCTTGTACGCTCAAGTCGTCGGCAGCGTGCGGCCGGCGTTGCTGATCCTCCTGGGAGCCGTGGGCTTCGTCCTCCTGATGGCCTGCGGCAACGTGGCGAACCTCTTGCTGGTGCGCGCCACGGCGCGGCAGCGCGAGATGTCGATCCGCGCCGCGCTGGGCGCCAGCCGCCCGGCCCTTGTCCGGCAGTTGCTGGTCGAGAGCCTTCTGCTGTCCGCGTGCGGCGGCGCGTCGGGGGCGCTCCTGGCTCTCTGGGGCCTGGACGCGCTGGCCGCGATGATCCCGCAGAGCATCCCGCGATCGGGGGGCATCGGCGTCGACGGCCGCGTGCTCGGCTTTACGCTGATCATCTCGATCCTGGCCGCGCTGCTCTTCGGGCTCGCTCCGGCGCTGCACGCCTCGCGCGGCAACCTGACCGAAGCGCTCCAGGAGGGCTCGCGAGGCTCCGCGGGCGGGCTGCACCGCAACCGCCTGCGCAACGGGCTGGTGGTCTCCGAGATCGCGCTGGCGCTCGTGCTCCTGATCGGCGCGACGCTCATGATCCAGAGCTTCGTCCGCCTGCGGCGCGTGAGCCCCGGATTCGACCCCCGAAACGTGCTGACGATGGAGCTCTCGCTGCCCCGGGTCCGGTACCCGCGGGCCGCGGAACGCGGCGCCTTCGTGCAGAGGCTCGTGGAGGACGTCACGAAACTGCCCGGCGTGGAGTCGGCGGGAGTCGTCACGCACTTGCCCCTGGCCGGAGGCAGCATGAACTACGCGTTGACGGTGGAGGGCTACGCGTCGCCCGATCCGGCGAAGGCGCTCTCGGCGGAATACCGTGCCGTCAGCCCGGGCTATTTCGCGGCCATGGGCATCCGGCTCATGCGAGGCCGGCCCTTCACCGACCGGGACACGGCGGCGGCTCCGCACGTCCTGATCGTCAACGAGACCGTGGCGCGCCGCTATTTCGGCGGCCAGGATGCGCTCGGCCGGAAGCTGACGCTGGGGTTCGACGGCTGGACGGGCGAGATCGTCGGGGTGATCAGGGACGTGCGGCACACGGCGCTGGATGCCGGGGTCCTGGACGAGGTCTATGGTCCATACGCCCAGACCCCCTTCTGGCCGTTCATGAGCCTGGCGCTCCGGACGAGAGTCGATCCGCTGACCCTGGCCGCAGCGGTGCGGCAGCGCGTGCTGGCGATCGACCGCGACCAGGCCGTCGCCCGCGTGCGGACCATGGACCGGGTGCTCGCCGAGTCCGTCGCCCAGCCGGATTTCCGCATGCGCCTGCTCTCATTGTTCGGACTGCTGGCGCTGGTGCTGGCGACCGTGGGCGTCTATGGCGTGATGTCCTACACGGTCACCGAGCGCATGCGTGAGATCGGCGTGCGCATGGCACTGGGAGCGCAGCGGCACGACGTGCTGCGGCTGGTCCTGGAGCAAGGGATGCGCCTGACCCTGGCCGGCGTGGCGGCGGGTCTGGCCGGGGCTTTCGTGCTCGCGCGGGTGCTGCAGGGCCTTCTCTTCGGCACGAGCGCCACGGACGTGAAGACCTTCACCTGCGTCGCGCTGGGGCTGGCGGCCGTCGCGCTGGCGGCCTGCTGGCTCCCTGCACGGCGGGCGACCCGAGTCGATCCGGCGGTGGCGCTGCGTTATGAATAG
- a CDS encoding permease prefix domain 1-containing protein, with product MQASPDAVSLEEQIDQWRSYLRRRQAIHSVDVAELEDHLREQVAVLVDAGLATDEAFLVAVKRMGNLDALSREFAREHAERLWKQLVVVPSDSGERGAQARTEAIVAFCLAVAAAVLVKVPALFGIQLNQDAGFYARNASLFVLPLLAGYFVWKRRLDTRTLRWLSIAFVAAGVFANVYPFAPVGYTERLTALHLPIALWLVVGTGYAGGRWRQVDGRMDFIRFSGELFIYYVLIALGGGVLTGLMAMTFQAIGIDVEPFLQSWLLPCGAAGAVMIGSWLVEAKQNVIENMAPVLTRLFTPLFAALLIAFLGTVLWTGRGVDIERNVLIAFDLLLVVVLGLLLYSLSARDPRLPPGAFDVMQVVLVISALLADAVALWAIIARISEFGFSPNRVAALGENVVLLVNLAWSALLYIRFLRGRGSFSGLERWQTDYLPVYLVWAAIVVIGFPPLFTYI from the coding sequence ATGCAGGCTTCACCTGACGCGGTATCGCTTGAGGAGCAGATCGACCAATGGCGGAGCTACCTCCGCCGCCGGCAGGCGATTCACTCCGTCGACGTCGCGGAGCTGGAAGACCATCTGCGCGAGCAGGTGGCTGTCCTGGTCGACGCGGGGCTCGCCACCGATGAAGCGTTCCTGGTGGCGGTGAAGCGCATGGGCAACCTCGACGCGCTCTCACGGGAGTTCGCGCGCGAGCACGCGGAGCGTCTCTGGAAGCAGCTCGTCGTCGTTCCCTCCGATTCCGGGGAGCGGGGAGCGCAGGCTCGAACGGAGGCCATCGTCGCCTTCTGTCTTGCGGTGGCGGCGGCCGTGCTCGTCAAAGTGCCGGCGCTCTTCGGGATCCAATTGAACCAGGACGCCGGCTTCTACGCCCGCAATGCGAGTCTCTTCGTGCTGCCCCTCCTGGCCGGCTATTTCGTCTGGAAACGGCGGCTCGACACCCGAACACTCCGCTGGCTCTCCATCGCGTTCGTCGCGGCGGGGGTCTTCGCCAATGTCTATCCGTTCGCCCCCGTCGGCTACACGGAGAGGCTGACGGCGCTGCACCTGCCGATCGCCCTCTGGCTGGTCGTGGGCACCGGGTACGCGGGCGGCCGGTGGCGGCAGGTGGACGGCCGCATGGACTTCATTCGATTCTCGGGCGAGCTCTTCATCTACTATGTGCTGATCGCCCTCGGCGGCGGCGTCCTCACGGGACTCATGGCGATGACCTTCCAGGCGATCGGGATCGACGTCGAGCCCTTCTTGCAGTCGTGGCTGCTGCCGTGTGGCGCGGCAGGGGCGGTCATGATCGGCTCCTGGCTGGTGGAGGCCAAGCAGAACGTGATCGAGAACATGGCGCCGGTGTTGACGCGCCTCTTCACGCCGCTCTTCGCCGCCCTCCTGATCGCGTTTCTGGGCACCGTCTTGTGGACCGGACGCGGAGTCGACATCGAGCGCAACGTGCTGATCGCGTTCGACCTGCTCCTGGTGGTGGTCTTGGGCCTGCTGCTCTATTCCCTGTCGGCCCGCGACCCCCGGTTGCCTCCCGGCGCCTTTGACGTGATGCAGGTCGTGTTGGTGATCAGCGCGCTCCTGGCCGACGCGGTCGCGCTGTGGGCCATCATCGCGCGAATCTCCGAATTCGGGTTCAGCCCTAACCGTGTGGCCGCCCTGGGCGAAAACGTGGTTCTCCTGGTCAATCTGGCGTGGTCCGCCCTGCTATACATTCGCTTTCTGCGCGGGCGCGGTTCGTTCTCGGGTCTGGAACGGTGGCAGACGGATTACCTGCCGGTCTATCTTGTGTGGGCGGCGATCGTCGTGATCGGCTTTCCACCTCTGTTCACATATATCTGA
- a CDS encoding sialidase family protein, producing the protein MSLFSLFSHRNTVPSWKLWPMLAISLAFAGCALSDADMGKVKKQQPDEPRKVGSGRSFVGQTEITLAPIPAAAPGWFSEAAASGQDDWEPAIAVDPGNASLVYQLITRYTGPKPCGNCKLPSIILRRSINGGATWLPDQWLKQTTKAQYDPQIKVDIGGNVHAAFLNGTTPGTTYVKSTDHGVTWSAGIDWSGQGRKPQWNDHPWLGVSRDGMHVYIGFNSSDSYAVVSHNGGQTFSTPVKMNTDSRYYFHQGVAISPTNGNVAYIATSDFSSGNTYNGDAFVRVWKTTNGGTSWGTATLIDTSRDVPPCPWAAGCYTGFLGSTPNMAIDSAGKLLIAYHVNSTPGVPEQMYIRTSTDGVAWTPRLQISVASATVHNAFPSVAAHPTTAGDFRVTWQDDRLQSQTGWNTWYKRTTNGGTSWSVDIRASDLGSGAPYKTANGYAFPYGDYQDLGVGPDGMNQLTWGEGASYTGPGGCWHARGQ; encoded by the coding sequence ATGAGCCTCTTTTCGCTCTTTTCGCACCGGAACACCGTCCCGTCGTGGAAGCTCTGGCCGATGCTGGCCATATCGCTCGCTTTCGCGGGCTGCGCGCTCTCCGACGCCGACATGGGGAAGGTGAAGAAGCAGCAGCCGGACGAGCCGCGCAAGGTCGGCAGCGGCAGGTCGTTCGTCGGCCAGACGGAGATTACCCTGGCGCCGATCCCGGCAGCCGCCCCCGGGTGGTTTTCAGAGGCCGCCGCGAGCGGACAAGATGACTGGGAGCCCGCGATAGCGGTCGATCCCGGCAACGCCAGCCTCGTCTACCAGCTGATCACCCGCTACACTGGCCCGAAACCGTGCGGCAACTGCAAGCTGCCGTCGATCATCCTGAGACGATCGATCAACGGCGGTGCCACCTGGCTGCCGGATCAGTGGTTGAAGCAGACGACCAAGGCGCAATACGATCCGCAGATCAAGGTAGACATCGGCGGCAACGTCCACGCCGCCTTCCTGAACGGCACCACCCCCGGCACGACCTACGTGAAGTCCACCGACCACGGAGTCACCTGGTCGGCCGGCATCGACTGGTCGGGCCAGGGTCGAAAGCCGCAGTGGAACGATCACCCGTGGCTCGGCGTGTCCCGCGACGGCATGCACGTCTACATCGGCTTCAACTCGTCCGATTCCTACGCCGTCGTGTCGCACAACGGCGGCCAGACCTTCTCGACGCCCGTCAAGATGAACACCGACAGTCGGTACTACTTCCACCAGGGGGTGGCGATCAGCCCGACGAACGGGAACGTCGCCTACATCGCCACGAGCGACTTCAGCAGCGGCAACACTTACAACGGCGATGCCTTCGTCCGGGTGTGGAAGACGACGAACGGCGGGACGTCATGGGGGACCGCTACGCTCATCGACACCTCGCGCGACGTGCCGCCCTGCCCCTGGGCGGCCGGCTGCTACACGGGCTTCCTCGGCTCGACGCCGAACATGGCGATCGACAGCGCCGGAAAGCTGCTCATCGCCTACCACGTCAACAGCACGCCCGGAGTCCCGGAGCAGATGTACATCCGCACCTCCACCGACGGCGTGGCCTGGACGCCGCGGCTGCAGATCTCCGTGGCCTCGGCGACTGTGCACAATGCCTTCCCATCGGTCGCGGCGCATCCGACCACTGCCGGCGACTTCCGGGTGACGTGGCAGGACGACCGGCTGCAGAGCCAGACCGGATGGAACACCTGGTACAAGCGGACGACCAACGGCGGCACCTCCTGGAGCGTCGATATCCGGGCGTCGGATCTCGGGAGCGGCGCGCCCTACAAGACGGCGAACGGCTACGCCTTCCCCTACGGCGACTATCAGGATCTGGGGGTCGGTCCGGACGGCATGAACCAGCTCACCTGGGGCGAGGGGGCCTCGTACACCGGACCCGGCGGCTGCTGGCACGCGCGCGGGCAGTAG
- a CDS encoding helix-turn-helix transcriptional regulator, translating to MEFNKDLIAASSTPIVLAILAEGDSYGYAILKRVRELSGGRMEWTDGMLYPVLHRLERLGHVEARWKVAESGRRRKYYRITAGGRSQLAEERRQWQAVDATLRGIWRALSLSVPAGHPTSAAPLPQGA from the coding sequence ATGGAGTTCAACAAGGACCTGATCGCCGCGTCCTCGACCCCGATTGTCCTGGCCATCCTGGCCGAAGGGGACAGCTACGGCTATGCCATCCTCAAGCGGGTCCGGGAGTTGTCCGGAGGACGCATGGAGTGGACGGACGGGATGCTCTACCCCGTTCTGCATCGGCTCGAGCGGCTCGGCCACGTCGAGGCGCGGTGGAAAGTTGCGGAGAGCGGCCGACGTCGCAAGTACTATCGGATCACCGCCGGGGGCCGGTCTCAGCTCGCCGAGGAACGCCGGCAGTGGCAGGCGGTGGACGCGACGCTGCGTGGAATCTGGCGGGCGCTCTCCCTTTCCGTCCCGGCCGGTCACCCGACGTCAGCCGCGCCGCTTCCACAGGGAGCCTGA
- a CDS encoding TlpA disulfide reductase family protein — translation MFIPRVRSVKFHQARCTLLTLSLGLLTGSDGFAASSPGGVEPGMTAPPFSGARIDGGTLGLEALRGHVILLNFWAVNCPPCRIEMPELEKLHRRYEHRGLRLIGITQMNPERDQVARFIQEIRVTYPILLDPEVRIGDLYGIVAHPTSVLIDANGIVRFVNTGYLKGEEKDIERAVREALDAGGKPLHPQARKP, via the coding sequence ATGTTCATTCCGAGGGTCCGATCGGTCAAGTTTCATCAAGCAAGATGCACGCTTCTCACCCTCAGCCTGGGTTTGCTGACGGGGTCAGACGGCTTCGCCGCTTCCTCGCCCGGCGGAGTGGAGCCGGGGATGACCGCGCCGCCTTTTTCCGGCGCCCGGATCGATGGAGGCACGCTTGGGTTGGAGGCGCTTCGCGGTCATGTCATCCTCCTCAATTTCTGGGCTGTAAATTGCCCGCCCTGCCGCATTGAGATGCCCGAGCTCGAAAAGCTCCACCGACGCTACGAACATCGTGGGTTGCGGCTAATAGGGATCACCCAGATGAACCCGGAGCGCGACCAAGTGGCACGCTTCATCCAGGAAATTCGCGTCACCTACCCTATCCTGCTCGACCCCGAGGTGCGGATCGGCGACCTCTACGGAATCGTCGCTCATCCGACGTCCGTGCTCATTGACGCGAACGGCATCGTGCGCTTCGTGAACACCGGCTACCTCAAGGGCGAGGAGAAGGACATCGAGCGGGCGGTCAGGGAGGCGCTGGACGCCGGCGGAAAGCCGCTTCACCCACAGGCGCGTAAACCGTGA
- a CDS encoding MFS transporter gives MNRSAASLPWLNRTVIGIGLASLFSDWSHETATTLLPAFLATMGGAAAWLGLIEGVSDGLSSFAKLTSGYFTDRLPRRKPVAVVGYLVTAIGTASFGLATASWHVLLARASAWLGRGVRTPVRKALLAGAVTAETYGRAFGFERMMDTIGAIIGPATAVALLAAMHGNYPRLFALTLVPGLVAAALIALVVQERDRRPVPHLSPTGSWRALPADFKRFLVAVAVFGCGDFAHTLLILFAAQRLSPSLGSARAAAIATSLYLLHNTLYAGFAFVGGWLADRCPKRPLLAAGYALAALMSTVLLALPASVGSLFLVFSLGGIYVALEETLEDSICAELVSPDQHGMAFGCLATVNGIGDLASSVVVGALWTAFGTGPAFVYSAVLSLLGAGLMLLKRLRWR, from the coding sequence ATGAATCGCTCTGCAGCCTCCCTCCCCTGGCTCAACCGAACCGTGATCGGCATCGGGCTGGCGAGCCTGTTCAGCGACTGGTCGCACGAGACCGCCACCACGCTCCTGCCAGCATTCCTTGCCACGATGGGAGGCGCGGCGGCGTGGCTTGGCCTCATTGAGGGGGTGTCGGATGGCCTGTCGAGCTTCGCCAAACTGACCTCCGGCTACTTCACAGATCGCTTGCCCCGTCGCAAACCCGTCGCGGTCGTGGGATACCTCGTAACGGCGATCGGTACGGCCTCCTTCGGATTGGCGACTGCGTCTTGGCACGTCCTCCTGGCGCGCGCCAGCGCGTGGCTGGGTCGCGGCGTTCGAACGCCGGTGCGGAAGGCGCTCCTGGCCGGGGCCGTGACTGCCGAGACTTACGGCCGTGCCTTCGGTTTCGAGCGCATGATGGACACGATTGGTGCAATCATCGGCCCCGCGACTGCGGTTGCCCTCCTGGCCGCGATGCATGGAAATTATCCCAGGCTCTTCGCGCTGACCCTTGTGCCCGGCCTCGTGGCGGCGGCGCTGATCGCTCTGGTCGTGCAGGAGAGGGATCGCCGGCCGGTGCCGCATCTGTCGCCGACCGGAAGCTGGCGCGCGCTCCCGGCCGACTTCAAGCGGTTTCTCGTCGCGGTGGCCGTGTTCGGGTGCGGAGACTTCGCCCACACTCTCCTGATCCTCTTCGCCGCCCAGCGTCTCTCGCCGTCCCTCGGTTCGGCCAGGGCGGCGGCCATCGCCACGAGCCTCTATCTGCTGCACAACACCCTGTACGCCGGGTTCGCGTTCGTGGGGGGCTGGCTGGCGGATCGCTGTCCTAAACGGCCGCTGCTCGCCGCCGGGTACGCTCTCGCGGCCCTCATGTCCACCGTCCTGCTGGCGCTGCCGGCGAGCGTCGGCTCCTTGTTTCTCGTGTTTTCCCTGGGGGGGATCTACGTCGCGCTGGAAGAGACGCTGGAGGATTCGATCTGCGCTGAGCTGGTCTCGCCCGACCAGCATGGGATGGCGTTCGGATGTTTGGCGACCGTCAATGGCATCGGGGACCTGGCATCGAGCGTAGTCGTCGGGGCCCTATGGACCGCCTTCGGCACCGGACCGGCCTTCGTCTACAGTGCAGTACTCTCCCTGCTCGGCGCAGGACTGATGCTGCTTAAGCGCCTTCGGTGGCGCTGA
- a CDS encoding serine hydrolase domain-containing protein, translating into MKAGFLVLPLLFVVASSAQAAERDPVKDFVTAYIAKNRIPGVALMVRRQGRVVRAEGYGMANLEHRVPVKPETVFQSGSMGKQFTAMAVMTLVDEGKLALDDPVSKYLDAPAEWKGITVRHLLTHTSGLGDYPEDFPMQKDATEDEELKMAMAQKLLFAPGEKWSYSNLGYLTLGVLIHKVSGKFYGDLLAERVFRPLGMTRTRIISESDIVPDRAAGYRIVDDEIKNQEWVAPSLNTTADGSLYFTVLDLAKWDEALEAGKIVSRSSYDAMWSPVRLNDGSSEPYGFGWGIHRAANGHRLIDHSGSWQGFQTYIGRYPDDRLTVAVLCNMAGATPSYIARRVAGMYDAALVPPPRKGVKLDAAKVKRFAGVYRLEEDRLAIGVLGPAGRLQAKTQGLLRDLMPESETDFFEEDSDRTYHFVVQDGAVTGVEVAVPETIVFRKVE; encoded by the coding sequence ATGAAAGCGGGATTCCTGGTCCTTCCGTTGCTCTTCGTCGTCGCGTCTTCGGCGCAGGCCGCCGAGCGCGACCCCGTCAAGGATTTCGTCACAGCCTACATCGCGAAGAACAGGATTCCCGGCGTGGCGCTCATGGTGCGCAGGCAGGGCCGGGTCGTCCGCGCGGAAGGGTACGGCATGGCGAATCTGGAGCATCGCGTGCCGGTGAAGCCGGAGACGGTGTTCCAGTCGGGGTCGATGGGGAAGCAGTTCACCGCGATGGCCGTGATGACGCTCGTCGACGAGGGCAAGCTGGCGCTCGACGACCCGGTGTCGAAGTATCTGGACGCGCCGGCCGAGTGGAAGGGGATCACGGTGCGGCACCTGCTGACGCACACTTCGGGGCTGGGGGACTACCCCGAGGACTTCCCGATGCAGAAGGACGCCACCGAGGACGAAGAGCTGAAGATGGCTATGGCGCAGAAGCTGCTGTTCGCGCCCGGGGAGAAATGGTCGTACAGCAACCTGGGCTACCTGACGCTGGGCGTCCTGATCCACAAGGTGAGCGGCAAGTTCTACGGCGACCTGCTGGCGGAGCGCGTGTTCCGCCCGCTGGGGATGACACGGACGCGGATCATCAGCGAGTCGGACATCGTCCCCGACCGCGCGGCCGGATACCGCATCGTCGACGACGAGATCAAGAACCAGGAGTGGGTGGCCCCCTCGCTGAACACGACCGCCGACGGCAGCCTGTATTTCACCGTCCTGGACCTGGCGAAATGGGACGAGGCGCTGGAAGCGGGGAAGATCGTGAGCCGGTCGAGCTACGACGCGATGTGGTCGCCGGTGAGGCTCAACGACGGCAGCAGCGAGCCGTACGGATTCGGCTGGGGGATCCACCGGGCCGCGAACGGACACCGGCTGATCGATCACAGCGGCTCCTGGCAGGGGTTCCAGACGTACATCGGGCGCTATCCCGACGATCGGCTGACGGTGGCGGTGTTGTGCAACATGGCGGGCGCGACGCCCTCCTACATCGCGCGGAGGGTGGCGGGAATGTACGACGCGGCGCTGGTCCCTCCGCCACGCAAGGGCGTGAAGCTCGACGCCGCGAAGGTGAAGCGCTTCGCAGGCGTCTACCGGCTTGAGGAGGACAGGCTCGCGATTGGCGTCCTCGGTCCCGCCGGCCGGCTCCAGGCGAAGACCCAGGGACTATTACGGGACCTGATGCCGGAATCGGAGACCGATTTCTTCGAAGAGGACTCCGACCGGACGTACCACTTCGTCGTGCAGGACGGTGCGGTGACCGGAGTGGAGGTCGCCGTGCCGGAGACGATCGTGTTCAGGAAGGTCGAGTAG